A genomic stretch from Shewanella woodyi ATCC 51908 includes:
- a CDS encoding biotin/lipoyl-containing protein produces the protein MAQAIIVPDDLWEDDDAEGVITAWLIDDSSEVQSGQLVADVMVEKIQYEIHSPFSGKISIISHEEEVVTKGCTIAEVS, from the coding sequence ATGGCACAGGCAATAATTGTACCCGATGATTTATGGGAAGACGATGATGCAGAGGGCGTTATCACCGCTTGGCTAATTGATGACAGTAGTGAGGTTCAGTCAGGGCAACTTGTTGCAGATGTGATGGTTGAAAAGATTCAATATGAAATACACTCTCCTTTCTCAGGCAAAATATCCATCATCAGTCACGAGGAAGAGGTTGTCACTAAAGGATGTACGATAGCGGAGGTGTCTTAA
- a CDS encoding 2-oxo acid dehydrogenase subunit E2, producing MENTLSNLVHLKGVRGAIAKKMIHSLHNSAQLSFHAEANISPLLNCKRQLSEQGNNVSLQDMLHLVIIATLGRHMHLNGKLENNTITYDPDIHLSFAVSLEDNLLVTPTIFSAQHLTITELQQLRHEATKKAQQNELKPKDYTGGSITITNLGLSRVKYFTPILNTPQIAILGLGATTESYKLNAKGELEATKLMGLSLTVDHRAIDGVPAANFLSDLCTNIEEIECE from the coding sequence GTGGAAAATACACTAAGTAACTTAGTGCACCTCAAGGGCGTCAGAGGTGCGATAGCCAAAAAGATGATACATAGCTTACACAATAGTGCTCAATTAAGCTTCCATGCAGAGGCCAATATTTCACCACTACTGAATTGTAAGCGACAACTCTCTGAACAGGGCAACAATGTCTCCTTACAAGATATGCTGCATTTAGTCATCATTGCCACATTAGGCCGTCACATGCACCTGAATGGGAAATTGGAAAATAATACAATAACCTATGATCCAGACATTCATCTGTCCTTTGCAGTGAGCTTAGAAGATAACTTATTAGTGACGCCAACTATTTTTTCAGCTCAACATCTCACCATCACTGAGTTGCAACAATTAAGGCATGAGGCAACCAAGAAAGCACAACAAAACGAGCTAAAACCCAAAGACTATACTGGTGGTAGCATTACCATCACGAATTTGGGTTTATCTAGGGTGAAATATTTCACCCCAATCTTAAACACTCCCCAAATCGCTATTTTAGGTTTGGGGGCAACCACTGAAAGCTACAAACTCAATGCAAAAGGTGAATTAGAGGCGACAAAATTAATGGGACTCTCCTTAACGGTTGATCACAGAGCCATTGATGGGGTTCCTGCAGCCAATTTTTTGTCTGATTTATGCACCAATATTGAAGAGATTGAATGTGAATAA
- a CDS encoding lipoate--protein ligase family protein, with protein sequence MNKSIFMDPVTALSWEKNALERIKVDGQYRLLVWEPETSVMVLPTGPRWKMPPESTKQMNKFGWQVQYRQTGGSPVPQTSGVINLSMVYPWPKDNPLSMSGSYQLLIDILTQWLGHYCIQGETGEVEGAYCNGAYNFVVKEQKLIGTAQRISSNTNQQYFVLAHAFILFDAGIPQLIKAVNHCYQSLNLTEVFDTSAMTSLTLLDPQLKGKKAALIENLESTTHAILKAHSQQQNA encoded by the coding sequence GTGAATAAATCAATATTCATGGATCCAGTAACAGCACTTTCATGGGAGAAGAACGCACTTGAACGAATAAAAGTAGACGGTCAATATCGTCTACTGGTTTGGGAACCAGAAACAAGTGTCATGGTGTTACCAACAGGTCCTCGTTGGAAAATGCCACCTGAAAGTACCAAGCAGATGAACAAATTCGGATGGCAGGTTCAATACCGACAAACAGGCGGCTCCCCAGTACCGCAAACATCTGGGGTTATCAATTTAAGCATGGTTTATCCGTGGCCAAAAGATAATCCCTTATCAATGTCCGGTAGCTATCAGCTACTCATCGACATATTAACTCAATGGTTAGGCCATTACTGTATACAGGGAGAAACCGGCGAGGTCGAAGGCGCTTATTGTAATGGCGCCTATAACTTCGTGGTCAAAGAGCAAAAACTTATCGGGACAGCCCAACGCATCTCATCAAATACCAACCAACAATATTTTGTTTTAGCTCATGCCTTTATTTTATTCGATGCGGGTATTCCACAACTGATAAAGGCAGTAAATCATTGTTATCAGTCACTCAATCTAACAGAGGTTTTCGATACCTCAGCGATGACATCGCTCACTCTACTTGACCCACAACTCAAGGGAAAAAAAGCGGCGCTCATAGAAAACCTTGAATCTACAACACACGCAATACTCAAGGCGCATAGCCAACAACAAAACGCGTAA
- a CDS encoding alpha-ketoacid dehydrogenase subunit beta produces MSATNKLTIARAMAESLAQEMRTDPNVFIMGEDIAQLGGVFGNTRGLYTEFGEERIRDTPISETAFIGAGVGAAMDGMRPVVELMFVDFFGVCFDAIYNLMAKNIYFSGGHSNVPMVIMASTGGGYSDGGQHSQCLYATFAHLPGMKVIAPSNAYDAKGLLTAAIRDNSPVIYLFHKGLQGMGWLGTEPAAINQVPEENYQLEIGKAKTVISGTDITIVSIGMGVHHALKAAHELQKDDISIEVIDLCSLVPLDRQHIIESVNKTGRLIVVDEDYHSYGMSGEIFASVIEHDHTIFKTPPQRITYPDIPIPFSRPMEQWALPSTEKIIHACLTMKEK; encoded by the coding sequence ATGTCTGCAACGAATAAATTAACCATTGCACGCGCAATGGCAGAATCCCTAGCTCAGGAGATGAGAACCGACCCTAATGTCTTCATCATGGGGGAAGATATTGCCCAACTCGGCGGTGTCTTTGGTAATACACGAGGGCTGTATACTGAGTTTGGAGAAGAGCGCATCCGTGACACGCCCATTTCAGAAACGGCCTTTATTGGCGCCGGTGTGGGCGCAGCAATGGACGGCATGCGTCCTGTCGTCGAATTAATGTTTGTGGATTTTTTTGGCGTCTGCTTTGACGCCATATATAACTTAATGGCGAAGAATATCTACTTCTCTGGCGGCCACTCAAACGTTCCTATGGTGATCATGGCTTCTACTGGCGGTGGTTACTCTGATGGCGGCCAGCACTCCCAATGTCTTTACGCTACCTTTGCACACCTACCGGGGATGAAAGTCATCGCCCCCAGTAATGCCTATGATGCTAAAGGGCTTTTAACCGCAGCAATACGCGACAATAGCCCGGTTATCTATCTGTTCCACAAAGGCCTACAAGGCATGGGTTGGTTAGGCACAGAGCCTGCTGCCATTAACCAAGTACCAGAAGAAAACTATCAGTTAGAAATTGGCAAAGCTAAAACTGTCATCTCTGGTACTGATATCACCATTGTAAGTATTGGTATGGGGGTTCATCACGCGTTAAAAGCCGCACATGAATTACAAAAAGATGATATCAGTATCGAGGTCATCGATCTGTGCTCATTGGTCCCATTAGATCGCCAACATATTATCGAGTCGGTAAACAAAACGGGCAGGCTGATTGTCGTCGATGAGGATTACCACAGTTATGGCATGAGTGGCGAGATTTTCGCGTCTGTCATTGAACATGACCACACCATTTTCAAAACCCCGCCTCAACGAATCACATACCCAGATATCCCTATTCCATTTAGTCGACCAATGGAGCAATGGGCCCTGCCCTCAACCGAAAAGATTATTCACGCTTGTTTAACGATGAAGGAGAAATAA